A stretch of Manis javanica isolate MJ-LG chromosome 1, MJ_LKY, whole genome shotgun sequence DNA encodes these proteins:
- the LYSMD3 gene encoding lysM and putative peptidoglycan-binding domain-containing protein 3 — protein sequence MAGRHQNRSFPLPGVHSSGQVHAFGNCTDGDVLEEDAEVYELRSRGKEKIRRSTSRDRLDDIIVLTKDIQEGDTLNAVALQYCCTVADIKRVNNLISDQDFFALRSIKIPVKKFSSLTETLYPAKGRQASRPSSVQYVLEQQEILLANNSLSSSESAGSFLKEVDRDIEQIVKCTDTKRENLNEVVSALTAQQTRFEPDNKNIQRKDPYYGADWGIGWWTAVVIMLIVGIITPVFYLLYYEILAKVDVSHHSTVDSSHLHSGVTPPLQQKEMENEIAPTKGIPFGQHDDHKLYSQGSQLPAAQHKT from the exons ATGGCAGGGAGGCATCAGAATCGTAGTTTTCCTCTTCCAGGAGTTCATTCAAGTGGTCAAGTACATGCTTTTGGGAATTGTACAGACGGTGATGTGTTGGAGGAGGATGCTGAAGTGTATGAGCTTCGAtccagaggaaaagagaaaattcgAAGAAGTACATCAAGAGATAGACTTGATGACATTATAGTATTAACAAAAGATATACAGGAAGGAGATACTTTAAACGCAGTAGCCCTTCAATACTGTTGTACG gTAGCAGATATTAAGAGGGTTAACAATCTCATCAGTGATCAAGACTTTTTTGCCCTTAGGTCTATCAAGATTCCAGTAAAAAAGTTCAGTTCATTGACTGAAACACTTTATCCTGCAAAAGGAAGACAGGCTTCACGTCCTTCATCTGTTCAGTATGTCCTAGAACAACAGGAAATTTTGTTGGCGAATAATTCCCTTTCTTCCAGTGAATCAGCTGGtagctttttaaaagaagtagACCGAGACATAGAACAAATAGTAAAATGTACAGACACCAAAAGGGAGAACCTTAATGAGGTGGTGTCTGCCTTAACAGCACAGCAGACACGTTTTGAACCTGATAACAAAAACATTCAACGTAAGGATCCTTATTATGGAGCAGACTGGGGAATAGGGTGGTGGACAGCTGTAGTGATAATGTTGATAGTAGGTATAATAACACCAgtattttatttgctgtattatgAAATTTTAGCTAAAGTGGATGTTAGTCACCATTCAACAGTGGATTCTTCACATTTGCATTCAGGAGTCACACCCCCAttacaacagaaagaaatggaaaatgaaattgcTCCAACAAAAGGAATACCCTTTGGCCAACATGATGATCATAAACTGTACAGCCAAGGTTCTCAGTTACCTGCTGCTCAACACAAAACATAG
- the POLR3G gene encoding DNA-directed RNA polymerase III subunit RPC7 isoform X1, protein MAGNKGRGRAAYTFNIEAVGFSRGEKLPDVVLKPPPLFPDTDYKPVPLKTGEGEDYMLALKQEIRETMKRLPYFIETPKEKQDIERYSKRYMKLYKEEWIPDWRRLPREMMPKKKCKKAGPKSKKVKDTGKGASLTNAADVLKKIEELEQRGDGEKSDEENEEKEGSGEKSKDSDDDTDAAAEQEDCDEEEQEEENDYINSYFEDGDDFGADSDDNMDEATY, encoded by the exons ATGGCTGGGAATAAAGGAAGAGGACGTGCTGCTTATACTTTTAATATTGAGGCAGTTGGATTTAGTAGAGGAGAAAAGTTACCTGATGTAGTATTAAAACCACCACCACTATTTCCT GATACAGATTATAAACCAGTGCCACTGAAAACAGGAGAGGGTGAAGATTATATGCTGGCCTTGAAACAGGAGATAAGAGAAACTATGAAAAGACTGCCTTATTTTATAGAGACACCTAAAGAAAAACAAG atattGAAAGATACAGCAAAAGATACATGAAGTTGTACAAAGAAGAGTGGATACCAG ATTGGAGAAGACTCCCAAGAGAGATGATGCCAAAGAAAAAGTGCAAAAAAG CAGGTCCAAAATCCAAAAAGGTGAAAGATACAGGAAAAGGTGCTTCACTCACTAATGCTGCAGATGTATTGAAAAAAATAGAG GAATTGGAACAGAGAGGTGATGGTGAAAaatcagatgaggaaaatgaagagaaagaaggaagcgGTGAGAAAAGTAAAGACAGCGACGATGACACAGATGCTGCTGCAGAGCAAGAGGACTGTGATGAAGAAGAGCAGGAGGAG GAAAATGACTACATAAATTCATACTTTGAAGATGGAGATGATTTTGGTGCAGACAGtgatgacaacatggatgaagcaaCCTATTAG
- the POLR3G gene encoding DNA-directed RNA polymerase III subunit RPC7 isoform X2, which yields MAGNKGRGRAAYTFNIEAVGFSRGEKLPDVVLKPPPLFPDTDYKPVPLKTGEGEDYMLALKQEIRETMKRLPYFIETPKEKQDIERYSKRYMKLYKEEWIPDWRRLPREMMPKKKCKKGPKSKKVKDTGKGASLTNAADVLKKIEELEQRGDGEKSDEENEEKEGSGEKSKDSDDDTDAAAEQEDCDEEEQEEENDYINSYFEDGDDFGADSDDNMDEATY from the exons ATGGCTGGGAATAAAGGAAGAGGACGTGCTGCTTATACTTTTAATATTGAGGCAGTTGGATTTAGTAGAGGAGAAAAGTTACCTGATGTAGTATTAAAACCACCACCACTATTTCCT GATACAGATTATAAACCAGTGCCACTGAAAACAGGAGAGGGTGAAGATTATATGCTGGCCTTGAAACAGGAGATAAGAGAAACTATGAAAAGACTGCCTTATTTTATAGAGACACCTAAAGAAAAACAAG atattGAAAGATACAGCAAAAGATACATGAAGTTGTACAAAGAAGAGTGGATACCAG ATTGGAGAAGACTCCCAAGAGAGATGATGCCAAAGAAAAAGTGCAAAAAAG GTCCAAAATCCAAAAAGGTGAAAGATACAGGAAAAGGTGCTTCACTCACTAATGCTGCAGATGTATTGAAAAAAATAGAG GAATTGGAACAGAGAGGTGATGGTGAAAaatcagatgaggaaaatgaagagaaagaaggaagcgGTGAGAAAAGTAAAGACAGCGACGATGACACAGATGCTGCTGCAGAGCAAGAGGACTGTGATGAAGAAGAGCAGGAGGAG GAAAATGACTACATAAATTCATACTTTGAAGATGGAGATGATTTTGGTGCAGACAGtgatgacaacatggatgaagcaaCCTATTAG